One Bradyrhizobium sp. CCGB12 genomic window carries:
- a CDS encoding RHS repeat protein — translation MSDQTILSASGFINSIGVNTHAGFGWTGYNNLALMADDLEYLGVTRLRDAMGTSPAAQPVVEGLAAAGYKFDFLVSSALPQTGATGLQNYIVSLEKFAASHPGSISAIEGLNEANHQPFSYNGSSSLSAAAQFQSALYQAVNGNAALASIPVYNLSLAYNDPQGYNKLGDMSGSVDFANAHAYVSTSLTPGSSLAATLSAVSAAAPGKPVVITETGYTTQANTQYLGVNETVQAKSILNTLVDAYKGGVSATYLYELFDRDSSASNTNPEANFGLFNSDGTPKLAATAIHNLTTILADDGKGGQQPTDPLNYTLSNMPASGNSMVLGKSNGAYELVVWAEPKLWKDANDTEISNPTKTVTVNLGSVHHSVKVYDTLTGTTAIASYTDVSTITIPVSDHPLIIEIDAPATTPTPPDTRTTVSGTAADIVPQLSDLSDSTALQTITLTDSHVLPVASKATMDYMIAHYGSALSKIQGGYSFSVTNAAATWTNTKTYDSSGNLLSKSDTGLNASGQPISTIVAYTDGSKDMIGYTNGVKTNFVHVGTDATRTTDTYNTAGTLLSEVVQKSDGYYSTTLYTSGVKTAAYIKNADGSQDNYTYGIKGKSFTTQVQHLDASGKVTSVTRSHADGSLDSTQVYNSDGSSVITTYSATGVKLVETAYHADHSKDVWTYNITGQNYTTEHDVYNATGFLTSLTRLHADGSPAFKLVQTTDGTKTTDWYNAAGSLTSEVVQKADGFTSTTLYNNGVKTNAYVKNADGSQDNYAYGITGKSFTTLIQHVDPSGKVTDVTRKHADGTLDYTQVINADGSSVVTNYDAAGTRTKVTDSHADGSKDVYLFNITGQNYTVEHDVYDATGFLTTLIRKHADGSMAFKLVQSSDGTKATEWYNASGVLTSEVLEKPSGYNSTTVYTNGVKTATYITNSDMSHDNYSYNITGQSYTTQYQHLDPTGKTTEVIRSHADGTLDYTQIVNSDGSSVVTNYDADGVKKTETDYHANGSKDVFQFNIVGQTYANEHDSYDSTGFLTHIVRTHADNSLAFTLEQSADGTKTSDWYDAKGVITSEVTTKSDGYNSTTVYTGGVKTAAYIKNADGTSDNWNYHVTGQSYTTQHQHLDASGKLVELTRTHADGTLDYSQVIHNDGSKVTDIYNAAGTKTQETANNADGSKDVFLFNFNGQAGTTQHENYNAANALQFFDQTKADGTHNVTAVASGVTIDGGAGNDVFSAAPGSTTVAYDHGHDQILNFQAGDSTTHDTIAISKLLATDYSHLQMTQSGTNALITFSANDTILLKNVYVSSLTSHDFLFV, via the coding sequence ATGTCCGACCAAACTATCCTGTCCGCCAGCGGCTTCATCAACTCCATCGGCGTCAACACGCACGCCGGATTCGGGTGGACCGGCTACAATAATCTCGCGCTGATGGCCGATGACCTCGAGTATCTCGGCGTCACCCGTCTCCGCGACGCGATGGGGACCAGCCCGGCAGCGCAACCCGTCGTCGAGGGGCTGGCCGCAGCCGGTTACAAATTCGACTTCCTGGTATCGTCGGCCCTGCCCCAGACCGGCGCGACCGGGCTGCAGAACTACATCGTATCGCTCGAGAAGTTCGCAGCGAGCCATCCGGGCAGCATCAGCGCCATCGAAGGGCTCAACGAGGCCAACCACCAACCCTTCAGCTACAATGGCAGTTCGAGCCTCAGTGCCGCGGCCCAGTTCCAGAGTGCGCTCTATCAGGCCGTCAATGGCAATGCCGCGCTCGCCAGCATCCCCGTCTACAATCTGTCACTGGCCTACAACGATCCCCAAGGCTACAACAAGCTCGGCGACATGTCGGGCTCCGTCGACTTCGCCAATGCCCACGCCTATGTCAGCACCAGCCTGACACCCGGCAGCTCACTTGCGGCAACGCTGAGCGCCGTCTCGGCCGCGGCACCGGGAAAGCCTGTCGTCATCACGGAGACCGGCTATACCACGCAAGCCAACACCCAATATCTCGGCGTCAACGAGACGGTGCAGGCCAAGTCGATCCTGAACACGCTGGTTGATGCCTACAAGGGCGGCGTGAGCGCGACTTATCTCTACGAGCTGTTCGACCGCGACTCGTCCGCGAGCAATACCAATCCTGAGGCCAATTTCGGACTGTTCAACTCTGACGGGACGCCCAAACTCGCCGCGACGGCGATTCACAACCTGACGACCATTCTGGCCGACGACGGCAAGGGCGGCCAGCAGCCGACTGATCCGTTGAACTACACCCTGAGCAACATGCCGGCCTCGGGCAACAGCATGGTGCTCGGCAAGAGCAACGGTGCCTACGAGCTCGTCGTGTGGGCGGAGCCGAAGCTCTGGAAGGACGCCAACGACACCGAGATTTCCAATCCGACCAAGACCGTCACGGTGAACCTCGGCAGCGTGCATCATTCGGTGAAGGTGTACGACACGCTGACGGGAACGACGGCGATCGCCAGCTACACCGACGTCAGCACGATCACCATTCCGGTCAGCGATCACCCCCTGATCATCGAGATCGACGCGCCTGCGACCACTCCGACCCCGCCGGACACCCGGACCACCGTCAGCGGCACGGCCGCCGACATCGTGCCGCAGCTGTCCGACCTCAGCGACTCGACGGCGCTGCAGACCATTACGCTGACCGACTCGCACGTCCTGCCGGTCGCTTCGAAGGCGACGATGGACTACATGATCGCCCACTACGGCAGCGCCCTCTCCAAGATCCAGGGCGGATACTCGTTCTCGGTGACGAATGCGGCGGCGACCTGGACCAACACGAAGACTTACGACTCCAGCGGAAATCTCCTGTCGAAGTCGGACACCGGTCTGAACGCGAGCGGGCAGCCGATCTCGACCATCGTCGCATACACCGACGGTTCCAAGGACATGATCGGCTACACCAATGGTGTGAAGACAAACTTCGTTCATGTCGGCACCGACGCAACCAGGACCACCGACACCTACAACACGGCCGGAACGCTGCTGAGCGAAGTCGTCCAGAAGTCCGACGGCTATTACTCCACCACGCTCTATACGAGCGGCGTCAAAACCGCCGCCTACATCAAGAATGCAGACGGTTCGCAGGACAACTATACCTACGGCATCAAGGGCAAGAGCTTCACGACTCAAGTTCAGCATCTCGACGCCTCGGGAAAGGTCACCTCGGTGACCCGCAGCCATGCCGACGGCTCGCTGGATTCGACCCAGGTCTACAATAGCGACGGCAGCAGCGTGATCACCACGTACAGTGCCACGGGGGTCAAGCTGGTCGAGACCGCCTATCATGCCGATCACAGCAAGGACGTCTGGACCTACAACATTACGGGCCAGAACTACACGACCGAGCACGACGTCTACAACGCAACTGGCTTCCTCACCAGCCTGACGCGCCTGCACGCCGACGGCAGTCCTGCCTTCAAGCTGGTCCAGACGACCGACGGCACCAAGACGACCGATTGGTACAATGCCGCCGGCAGCCTCACCAGCGAGGTCGTGCAGAAGGCGGACGGCTTCACTTCGACGACGCTCTACAACAACGGTGTCAAGACCAACGCCTATGTCAAGAATGCCGACGGCAGCCAGGACAATTACGCCTATGGCATCACCGGCAAGAGCTTCACCACGCTGATCCAGCACGTCGACCCGTCCGGCAAGGTCACGGACGTGACCCGCAAGCATGCCGATGGCACGCTCGACTATACCCAGGTCATCAACGCCGATGGCAGCAGCGTCGTCACCAATTACGATGCCGCGGGAACGCGGACGAAGGTGACCGACTCCCACGCCGACGGCAGCAAGGACGTCTATCTCTTCAACATCACCGGCCAGAACTATACGGTCGAGCACGACGTCTACGATGCGACCGGCTTCCTCACCACGCTGATCCGCAAGCATGCCGACGGCAGCATGGCGTTCAAGCTGGTGCAGAGCAGCGACGGGACCAAGGCCACGGAATGGTACAACGCCAGCGGCGTTCTCACCAGCGAGGTGCTCGAGAAGCCGAGCGGCTACAACTCGACGACGGTCTATACCAACGGCGTGAAGACCGCGACCTACATCACCAACTCTGACATGAGCCACGACAACTATAGCTACAACATCACCGGTCAGAGCTATACCACGCAGTATCAGCACCTCGATCCGACCGGCAAGACGACCGAGGTGATCCGCTCGCACGCCGACGGCACGCTCGACTATACCCAAATCGTCAACAGCGACGGCAGCAGCGTGGTGACCAACTACGATGCGGACGGCGTCAAAAAGACGGAAACCGACTACCATGCCAACGGTTCGAAGGACGTCTTCCAGTTCAACATCGTCGGCCAGACCTATGCGAACGAGCACGACAGCTACGATTCGACCGGTTTCCTCACCCATATCGTTCGCACTCACGCGGACAACAGCCTGGCCTTTACGCTGGAGCAGAGCGCCGACGGCACCAAGACCTCCGACTGGTACGATGCCAAGGGCGTCATCACCAGCGAGGTGACGACCAAGAGCGACGGTTACAACTCCACGACCGTCTACACTGGCGGCGTCAAGACCGCTGCCTATATCAAGAATGCCGATGGCACGTCGGACAACTGGAACTATCACGTCACCGGTCAGTCCTACACCACCCAGCATCAACACCTCGATGCCTCGGGCAAGCTGGTCGAGCTCACCCGGACCCACGCCGACGGCACGCTTGACTACAGCCAGGTCATCCACAACGACGGCAGCAAGGTGACCGACATCTACAATGCCGCCGGTACCAAGACCCAGGAGACCGCCAACAACGCGGACGGCTCGAAGGACGTCTTCCTGTTCAACTTCAACGGACAGGCTGGCACCACCCAGCACGAGAACTACAATGCCGCCAATGCGCTGCAGTTCTTCGATCAGACCAAGGCCGACGGTACGCACAACGTCACGGCGGTCGCCAGCGGTGTGACGATCGACGGCGGGGCCGGCAACGACGTGTTCTCGGCGGCGCCGGGCTCGACCACCGTGGCTTACGATCATGGCCACGACCAGATCCTCAACTTCCAGGCCGGCGACTCCACGACCCACGACACGATCGCGATCTCGAAGCTGCTGGCCACGGACTACAGTCACCTGCAAATGACGCAGTCCGGCACGAACGCGCTCATCACGTTCTCGGCCAACGACACGATCCTCCTGAAGAACGTCTATGTCTCGAGCCTGACGAGCCACGACTTCCTGTTCGTCTGA
- a CDS encoding acyltransferase, whose protein sequence is MEASEARRFVVLDFYRFVAALGVFIFHLKLIDTGISPAWNGSYGLFVDMFFILSGFVISYSYPSDARGVRAYSRFMIRRIARIYPLHLLSLLVFVVLIGVGLERTARSTPLDFLYNLLLLQAWGVTNHLSFNSPSWSISAEFFCYLIFPLLMLFARKLHPLALAAVVAGLYLILAHGHLPIWQERSQMYGANYDYGMLRALPSFLNGILLAILFRMSQPYRQKRVVFVGIAMFGISVLVLNVFAKPDLAILLFSCAILLTAVGESAFTEFPGARLLGRLGNTSYAIYMLHDAVLIAAFKPLWTWLGLRPDQFGLFALACCVVLTIVADRTYAYFENPARRLVNRLADTGLVSSRKARPATAETSIRFENTERAVN, encoded by the coding sequence ATGGAAGCCAGTGAAGCAAGACGTTTTGTCGTTCTCGACTTCTACCGCTTCGTCGCCGCGCTCGGGGTCTTCATCTTCCACCTGAAGCTGATCGACACGGGCATTTCGCCGGCCTGGAACGGTTCCTACGGCCTGTTCGTGGACATGTTCTTCATCCTGTCCGGCTTCGTGATCTCCTATTCCTATCCATCAGACGCGCGCGGCGTCCGCGCCTATTCCCGCTTCATGATCCGTCGCATCGCGCGGATCTATCCGCTGCACCTGCTGAGCTTGCTCGTCTTCGTGGTGCTGATCGGCGTCGGCCTGGAGCGCACGGCCCGCTCGACCCCGCTGGACTTCCTGTACAACCTCCTGCTGCTCCAGGCCTGGGGCGTCACCAATCACCTCAGCTTCAACTCGCCGTCCTGGTCGATCAGCGCGGAATTCTTCTGCTACCTGATCTTTCCGCTGCTGATGCTGTTTGCGCGCAAGCTGCATCCCCTGGCGCTGGCCGCCGTCGTTGCGGGGCTCTATCTCATCCTGGCGCACGGCCATCTGCCGATCTGGCAGGAACGGTCACAGATGTATGGGGCCAATTACGACTACGGCATGCTCCGCGCATTGCCGAGCTTCCTGAACGGCATCCTGCTCGCGATCCTGTTCCGGATGTCGCAGCCTTATCGGCAGAAGCGGGTGGTGTTCGTCGGCATCGCCATGTTCGGCATCTCCGTGCTCGTCCTCAACGTCTTCGCCAAGCCGGACCTCGCCATTCTGCTGTTCTCCTGCGCCATCCTACTCACCGCTGTCGGCGAAAGCGCCTTCACCGAATTCCCCGGCGCCCGCCTCCTTGGACGGCTCGGCAACACCTCATACGCGATCTACATGCTGCACGATGCCGTTCTCATTGCCGCGTTCAAGCCGCTGTGGACCTGGCTCGGACTGCGCCCGGATCAGTTCGGCCTGTTCGCCCTCGCCTGCTGCGTGGTGCTGACGATCGTCGCCGATCGCACCTACGCCTATTTCGAGAATCCCGCGCGACGCCTCGTCAATCGCCTGGCCGACACCGGGCTCGTGTCCTCGCGCAAGGCCCGGCCGGCGACGGCCGAGACGTCCATACGCTTCGAGAACACCGAGCGGGCGGTCAATTGA
- a CDS encoding polysaccharide pyruvyl transferase family protein: protein MKQLIPVPVRRQLRGWLNSAKNTPFAVDLLELRRWQIARKDIGVNAAPRNDPRRLVLLPSDPWSIHQSRGDEAMIEAAVGEMKRVYPDMEIYIVTATVAASADVRAMGFKPLEIWRQPFSYERVAQELSIIRPDFGMVLGADVLDGYYSPVDAARMLLVADLMAAFGAKVSVLGFSFNSRPAKALREVFRLLDPGVVLNLRDTISLQRFDDFARKRARLVADAAFMLTPRVDTVAVKQIASTIARQREQGRKVFVFNIHPMLFKKPEPAKLERMIELAAGAMERLSRQHNASWLLLAHDYRPEIADDNCLQPLAARLQPALGEHVHHVDQVLSAGEIKAVVGLVDGVITGRMHLAIAALGQGTPVAAITYQDKFQGLFAHFAVSEQLLLSPAQFLVGDSFEKFLLHFLGAYQAAGEQVRQMLPGVMDLSRANVAPLLDEGAMRMVREADGKVA from the coding sequence GTGAAACAATTGATCCCGGTGCCCGTTCGCAGGCAACTCAGAGGCTGGCTCAACAGCGCTAAGAATACGCCCTTCGCGGTCGATCTTCTTGAGCTGCGCAGGTGGCAGATCGCCCGGAAGGACATCGGCGTCAACGCGGCGCCGCGCAACGATCCGCGCCGGCTCGTCCTGCTGCCGTCGGACCCCTGGAGCATTCATCAGTCGCGCGGCGACGAGGCGATGATCGAAGCCGCCGTCGGCGAGATGAAGCGGGTCTATCCCGATATGGAGATCTACATCGTCACCGCCACCGTTGCCGCGAGCGCGGATGTGCGCGCCATGGGTTTCAAGCCGCTCGAGATCTGGAGACAGCCGTTTTCCTACGAGAGGGTCGCACAGGAGCTCTCGATCATCCGACCGGATTTCGGGATGGTTCTGGGAGCCGACGTGCTCGATGGATACTATTCGCCGGTGGATGCGGCGCGCATGCTGCTGGTTGCCGACCTGATGGCGGCGTTCGGCGCCAAGGTCAGCGTGCTCGGCTTCAGTTTCAACTCCCGTCCCGCGAAGGCGTTGCGCGAAGTGTTCCGACTGCTCGATCCGGGCGTGGTCTTGAATCTACGCGATACGATATCCCTTCAGCGTTTCGACGATTTTGCCCGAAAGCGCGCGCGTCTCGTCGCCGACGCAGCGTTCATGCTGACGCCGCGCGTCGACACCGTGGCGGTGAAGCAGATCGCGTCCACGATCGCACGGCAGCGCGAACAGGGCCGCAAGGTCTTCGTCTTCAACATCCACCCGATGTTATTCAAGAAGCCGGAACCGGCCAAGCTGGAGCGGATGATAGAGCTTGCCGCGGGCGCCATGGAGCGCCTGTCGCGGCAGCACAATGCAAGCTGGTTGCTGCTGGCGCATGACTACCGCCCCGAAATTGCCGACGACAATTGCCTGCAGCCGCTGGCCGCTCGGCTTCAGCCCGCGCTCGGGGAGCACGTGCATCATGTCGATCAGGTTCTGTCGGCCGGCGAGATCAAGGCCGTTGTCGGTCTGGTCGACGGCGTGATCACCGGCCGCATGCATCTGGCAATTGCTGCGCTCGGGCAGGGAACGCCCGTTGCGGCGATCACCTACCAGGACAAGTTCCAGGGCCTGTTCGCGCACTTTGCGGTGAGCGAGCAGCTGTTGCTCTCGCCGGCCCAGTTCCTCGTCGGGGACAGCTTCGAGAAGTTTTTGCTGCACTTCCTCGGCGCCTATCAGGCTGCCGGCGAGCAGGTCCGTCAGATGCTGCCTGGCGTCATGGACTTGTCCCGCGCCAACGTCGCTCCCCTGCTGGACGAAGGCGCGATGCGGATGGTGCGGGAAGCCGACGGCAAGGTCGCCTGA
- a CDS encoding lipopolysaccharide biosynthesis protein, whose translation MNVTQGKQHQVVVALFWSLAQNWGGRALSFVLFLVLARLLNPADFGLAALVAFILLLLSSIAEFGFGDALIQRRTLESADVTLPFFCSFAASTVLAVLIAFLATDIEHWLDVKGLAPLLTAASLSLPIGTATLFQEALYKRQMDFRVLAVRTMVATAISGIVGIACAYAGFGALSLVIQVVVQSAISGLWLWSQPRWLPMRGYDTGSFRELSGYSVHVVLNRLLDFAIVRTIDMIILSLYGVAALGIYTVGARVYIILMQLLTQAVMDVALSALSKIAHERDRIAGAYLRSVSLGALVGSPIFVLLAAIAPEFSLLLFGAKWSGSEAVMRPLMLIGAIQTVQFVNSAYFGALGKPNYVFALNILKFCAAVPAMFLLPSRDIGQLATIFAFAQLVVTPVTFALALRLLGLSWSQFLRPIAGCLCAIVLAYGAVVLCREATPGLNPYLRMGLLSSCFGATYLMCILLFWRKQLFSLIDFVVKRGATA comes from the coding sequence ATGAATGTCACGCAGGGCAAACAACATCAGGTCGTGGTTGCCTTGTTCTGGTCGCTTGCCCAGAACTGGGGCGGCCGGGCGCTGTCGTTCGTCCTGTTTCTGGTTCTGGCCCGGCTGCTCAATCCCGCGGATTTCGGTCTTGCTGCGCTCGTCGCCTTCATCCTGCTGCTGTTGAGCTCGATCGCCGAGTTCGGCTTCGGCGACGCGTTGATCCAGCGGCGCACGCTCGAGTCCGCCGATGTGACGCTGCCCTTCTTCTGCTCCTTTGCAGCTTCGACGGTTCTGGCGGTCCTGATTGCGTTCCTTGCAACGGATATCGAGCATTGGCTCGACGTGAAAGGGCTCGCACCGCTGTTGACGGCCGCCAGCCTCTCGCTTCCGATCGGCACCGCGACCCTGTTCCAGGAGGCGCTCTACAAGCGCCAGATGGATTTTCGCGTGCTCGCGGTCAGGACCATGGTGGCGACGGCCATCTCCGGCATCGTGGGAATCGCCTGCGCCTATGCCGGATTCGGCGCTCTCAGCCTCGTGATCCAGGTGGTCGTTCAGAGCGCGATCAGCGGCTTGTGGCTCTGGAGCCAGCCGCGGTGGCTGCCGATGCGCGGCTACGACACTGGAAGCTTTCGCGAGCTCTCCGGCTACAGCGTCCACGTCGTGCTGAACAGGCTGCTGGACTTCGCCATCGTTCGGACGATCGACATGATCATCCTGTCGCTCTATGGCGTCGCTGCCCTCGGCATCTACACGGTTGGTGCGCGGGTCTACATCATCCTGATGCAACTCCTCACCCAGGCGGTCATGGACGTCGCGTTGAGCGCGCTGTCCAAAATCGCTCACGAGCGCGACCGTATTGCCGGCGCCTATCTGCGCAGTGTCAGTCTCGGCGCGCTGGTCGGCTCCCCCATCTTTGTGCTGCTTGCTGCGATCGCACCGGAGTTTTCCCTGCTGCTGTTCGGCGCGAAGTGGAGCGGTAGCGAAGCGGTGATGAGGCCGCTGATGCTCATTGGCGCGATTCAGACGGTGCAATTCGTCAACAGCGCCTATTTCGGCGCGCTGGGGAAGCCGAACTACGTCTTTGCGCTGAACATCCTCAAATTCTGCGCCGCCGTGCCCGCGATGTTCCTGCTGCCTTCACGCGACATTGGTCAGCTGGCGACGATCTTCGCGTTCGCGCAGCTCGTGGTGACCCCCGTGACATTCGCGCTGGCGCTCCGGCTGCTGGGCCTGAGCTGGAGCCAGTTCCTGCGTCCGATCGCGGGCTGCCTGTGTGCCATCGTTCTGGCCTATGGCGCGGTCGTGCTGTGCCGCGAGGCGACCCCCGGCCTGAACCCCTATTTGCGGATGGGGCTGCTGTCGTCGTGTTTCGGCGCGACGTATCTGATGTGCATCCTGCTGTTTTGGCGGAAGCAGCTCTTCTCGCTGATCGATTTCGTCGTGAAGCGCGGTGCGACCGCCTGA
- a CDS encoding glycosyltransferase family 4 protein, with product MAIYAPHFAEYSYRLAAGLAHHCDVRLVLNAKDANQQWELADIAVAAPFETRIRDLSLRRGGAIGIPASFMDIISFRPDVIHCHEVPEIYTSKLIQLLRPFGIPLALTVHDAIPHSEGGSGTSPREDAWRGRMRAAASVVTTHGESCIADFRRASPDFKGETVSSMHGVLMVPPAKGAVTEPESARILFFGRMWAYKGLDVFIDAIDILVQRGVAHEAIVAGRGPEMTRLGARMEAMPTVKAINAYISPADTGRLFQSATVVALPYKDATQSGVLASAYGNARPVVASATGGIPDVVTDGVNGLLVPPGDATALADALERVLTSKPLAATLTEGARQTAAGILNWDRIAEQLLGSYHRLAGRTVS from the coding sequence GTGGCCATCTACGCACCGCATTTTGCGGAATATTCCTATCGGCTCGCAGCGGGATTGGCGCATCATTGCGACGTCCGCCTCGTGCTCAACGCCAAGGACGCGAACCAGCAGTGGGAACTGGCCGATATCGCCGTGGCCGCGCCCTTCGAAACACGAATTCGCGACCTGAGCCTGCGCCGCGGCGGCGCGATCGGCATCCCCGCCTCCTTCATGGACATAATTTCGTTTCGTCCGGACGTGATTCATTGTCACGAAGTTCCAGAGATCTACACATCCAAGCTGATCCAGCTGCTTCGTCCGTTCGGCATCCCCCTCGCGCTGACGGTTCACGATGCGATTCCGCATTCGGAAGGCGGCTCCGGCACCTCGCCACGTGAAGATGCCTGGCGCGGACGCATGCGCGCAGCCGCATCGGTCGTCACCACGCATGGCGAGAGCTGCATTGCCGATTTCCGCCGCGCCTCGCCTGATTTCAAGGGCGAGACGGTCTCCAGCATGCACGGCGTGCTTATGGTTCCGCCAGCCAAAGGCGCGGTCACCGAGCCGGAGTCTGCGCGGATCCTGTTTTTTGGACGGATGTGGGCATACAAGGGCCTGGACGTGTTCATCGATGCGATCGACATATTGGTCCAGCGCGGAGTGGCGCATGAAGCGATCGTCGCCGGCCGCGGCCCCGAGATGACGCGGCTCGGCGCGCGGATGGAGGCGATGCCGACCGTCAAGGCGATCAACGCCTATATTTCGCCCGCGGATACCGGGCGGCTGTTTCAATCGGCGACCGTGGTCGCCTTGCCCTATAAGGATGCAACACAGAGCGGCGTCCTTGCATCAGCCTATGGGAATGCGCGTCCGGTCGTTGCCAGCGCCACCGGTGGCATTCCCGACGTCGTGACTGACGGCGTCAACGGGCTGCTGGTTCCTCCTGGCGATGCGACTGCGTTGGCCGATGCGCTCGAACGCGTCCTGACCTCGAAGCCTCTTGCCGCGACCTTGACCGAGGGCGCACGGCAGACGGCAGCCGGCATCCTGAACTGGGACCGCATCGCCGAGCAGCTGCTGGGGTCCTATCACAGGCTCGCCGGTCGTACCGTGAGCTGA
- a CDS encoding acyltransferase: MIKAPHQPGVAYDGSFVPSIQGLRGIAALSVLMDHFYDMPKAGMYDIPNPGFLPPLWLWLQSVINVGGHGVELFFMISGFLIPASLIRHGSLPRFFFDRVLRIMPVFVVLHLALFAIGPIVAYKFFRGIDLTSYLSIFAANLFFVQDALGLPIAQQNAWTLTYEWAFYIWFALTFSMLRFGGRMVAAPLILLGIACLLHWPITAFFCIGMLFSATGFRISIPGPVGLFAGLACGAAMYASLVLFHPFVGLLPGFLLFGMALAPESGLGKVLSTPALQYVGKISYSLYLVHPFVLFPLQMIGLKLVALGVDRWLLWAAFIVLGLVMSLVASAISYELIEVRLRRLLDGTIRGMFFRPQIEQSV, encoded by the coding sequence GTGATCAAGGCACCTCACCAGCCCGGCGTCGCCTATGATGGATCATTCGTTCCTTCGATCCAGGGCCTTCGCGGCATCGCGGCGCTGAGCGTGCTGATGGACCATTTCTACGACATGCCGAAGGCAGGCATGTACGACATCCCGAACCCCGGCTTCCTGCCGCCGCTCTGGCTCTGGCTGCAATCGGTGATCAATGTCGGCGGGCACGGTGTCGAGCTGTTCTTCATGATCAGCGGCTTTCTGATTCCCGCGAGTTTGATTCGGCACGGTTCGCTGCCGCGGTTCTTCTTCGACCGCGTCCTGCGCATCATGCCGGTGTTCGTCGTGCTGCATCTTGCGCTGTTCGCGATCGGGCCGATCGTGGCCTACAAGTTCTTCCGCGGCATCGATCTGACCAGCTATCTCTCGATCTTCGCCGCCAATCTGTTCTTCGTGCAAGACGCGCTCGGCTTGCCCATTGCCCAGCAGAATGCCTGGACGTTGACCTATGAGTGGGCGTTCTACATCTGGTTCGCATTGACGTTCTCGATGCTGCGTTTCGGGGGGAGGATGGTGGCCGCCCCCTTGATCCTGCTCGGCATCGCTTGCCTCCTGCACTGGCCGATCACCGCGTTCTTCTGCATCGGGATGCTGTTCAGTGCGACCGGTTTTCGCATCTCCATTCCCGGGCCCGTCGGTCTGTTCGCGGGCCTGGCTTGCGGAGCCGCTATGTATGCGAGCCTCGTGCTGTTTCACCCGTTCGTGGGGCTCCTTCCCGGATTTCTGCTGTTCGGCATGGCGCTTGCCCCGGAATCGGGCCTCGGGAAAGTTCTAAGTACGCCGGCGCTCCAATATGTCGGCAAGATCAGCTACAGCCTCTATCTCGTGCATCCCTTCGTGCTCTTTCCCTTGCAGATGATCGGCCTGAAGCTGGTCGCGCTCGGTGTTGACCGCTGGCTGCTGTGGGCCGCCTTCATCGTGCTCGGGCTGGTGATGTCGTTGGTCGCAAGTGCGATCAGCTATGAATTGATCGAGGTGAGGCTGAGGCGTCTGCTGGATGGCACGATCCGCGGCATGTTCTTCCGACCCCAGATCGAGCAATCGGTTTGA